The DNA sequence TCGCCGTACCCGCGCACCTCGACGCCGTAGTCCGTCGCCGTCGGCGGGCACTCGGGCAGCGGTGCGCCGAGCGGGTGCAGCGACGTCCCCACCACCTCGCGCGCGCCGGTGCCCAGGGCGGCCTCCAGCCGTTCGGGGTCGGCCACCGCGATGTCGCAGTCGGGGATCGCGCCGGGACCGCCGTCCACCGCGGTCGTGCCGGTCGCGAAGCACGCGAGCAGCCACACCAGGCTCTGCCAGTGCACCGGCAGCGCCAGGGCGACGCGGTCGCCCGGTTCGGCGCCGAGGCCGTCGACGAGCAGGTTCGCCGTCTTGGACACCCAGTTGTCGACGGTGGCGAAGGACAACTCCACGCGTCCGCCGCTCGCCTCGTCGTAGGCGGTGACGAACGGGCGCGCGGGGTCGGCGGCGACAGCCGACCGCCACAGGTCCGCAGGAGTCTCGGTACCCATCCGCCGTCCTCTCCCAGTCGCCTCGGGTGCGTCGCGGTGTTGCGAGCGCCGCTCGCGGCCGCGGGTATTCCGACCCGCCGCGCGCCACATGTTACTCACGGGGAAAGAGGGTCGTTCACGTCCGCGCGCGGCCCGCGCGGCGGCGGGGGCGTCCGCGCCCGCCGCCGCGCGGGCCGCCGGTGCCGGGCGGCGAGTGCCCGCGGCGCCGTCAGGCGGGCGCTCCG is a window from the Streptomonospora litoralis genome containing:
- a CDS encoding TIGR03089 family protein, whose product is MGTETPADLWRSAVAADPARPFVTAYDEASGGRVELSFATVDNWVSKTANLLVDGLGAEPGDRVALALPVHWQSLVWLLACFATGTTAVDGGPGAIPDCDIAVADPERLEAALGTGAREVVGTSLHPLGAPLPECPPTATDYGVEVRGYGDHFSPGPLDPSAPAFEVVADASGGTDLTGAAISELTCSGAELTENARGRLAAWGLTPADRVAIITSAPNSPAALGARLALLLGPVAGALPLLLLPGSDSANLQPRLEMERATAIAGAWPGTPALAEAFKPLT